Below is a window of bacterium DNA.
CCGAATTTGACCGCATCGAGGGCGCTGAACCTGACACAGTAATCGGTTGCAAGCCCCATGACAAATACGTCCTCCACTCCCCGCTCTTTCAGATAATCCCCGAGACCGGTCGACTTACGGTATCCGTTGTCGTAAAAACCGCTGTAGCTGTCGATCGATGAATCGGTGCCCTTACGGAAGACCTTTACGATGCGACCGGTGTCCAGACCGGAGACAAATTCCGCGCCATGGGTGTTCCGAACACAGTGGTCGGGCCAGAGAATCTGGCCGAGACCGTTCAGGTCGATGACATCTCCCGGTTTCTTTCCCGGATGATTCGAGGCAAAACTTCCATGATCGGCCGGGTGCCAGTCCTGTGTGGCCACAACGAGGTCAAATGAGCGCATTACGCTGTTGGCGACCGGTACGACCTCATCCCCATGGGTTACGGCGAGCGCGCCGCCCGGTACAAAATCGTTCTGGATGTCGATGAGTAAAAGGGTTTTCATGGTGATGTCCTTCGTTATTTTCAGAATTCATACGGTAA
It encodes the following:
- the pncA gene encoding bifunctional nicotinamidase/pyrazinamidase, whose product is MKTLLLIDIQNDFVPGGALAVTHGDEVVPVANSVMRSFDLVVATQDWHPADHGSFASNHPGKKPGDVIDLNGLGQILWPDHCVRNTHGAEFVSGLDTGRIVKVFRKGTDSSIDSYSGFYDNGYRKSTGLGDYLKERGVEDVFVMGLATDYCVRFSALDAVKFGFRTFLIVDGCRGVELAPGDTDRAIAEMKRAGITVIESPMLDES